The DNA window TTTTTCAGACATTTCCAAGTCCTGAAAATTCTTCTCAAGGCTATTGTCCGTCCAATGAAGTGAGATATTTTATTCAAcaataaaaacataatattttggATGTGaatgctatttttttttttggaagcaATGTGAATGTTATTTGATTTATTCATTTGGTTGTCCTGGAAGTTTCTGTTATAACTGTTTATAGCTGGAGTATGTTTAAGATTCTGTTACCTTTCTTTTAAGCATAGATTCCTGATACCTAATGCAACAGTTTATGTTCTTAAAATCCTTCAGAGCCTCTCGatttctttttgttttcttcaaatatTTAATGGACAAGAATGTCTCCTGGAGGTGCTGGACATGACTTCTCTAATTATAATACATTAATGTCAATGAATAAATGAAATCATTGTAAAAGAAAGAAAGGACACGTCTTTTATCCAGAATCACATAATATATCTAACATAATTAGCTGGACAGATTGGGGTTCTAGCATGCACCTAATGCAAAATATGAACCTAAACTTGTTCTATAAACTTATTTGAGTTTGTGCAAAAAGAAATCCATAATTTGATATTCACTGAGGGCCATAATTTCTGTTGGAACTAAACCAAGTGTGGAAAGAGTTTGCTGGACTCAGTGAACAACAATTGACAAACATTAGTATATTTTCCTGTGTCCTTGTGGTTGTTTGCTCTCTTATATCGTCACTTTGAATGAAAATATTCGAAGTTTGGTATGTGCACTTGGCTACATATTTTGGACCATGTGTCTGGATGTTTTTTAATGCAACTAAAttaacaatataaaaatatgtgtGCATATTACTTATTTCTTGCTGTTTGCCACTCATatggatttttttgttttttggtagtgttttattgttatatattcTGTATGTTGAGTCACAGGATGCTGAGCAAACTCCGGCAAAACAACACATTCAACCTATCCCACATCAGGCTCAGTATCACCCCCTACAACAGGTTCAACACCAACATATCGACCAAAATCCACATGCTACTCACTTCATGCACAACCCACAATGTGTCCCTCCATCACAGCTGCAGGAAATTGCTCATAACCAACAGCAATCATCAATCTCACAGCATATTTCCAGCCTCCAGTCGCTTGGTCATATTGCAGGACGTTTGCATGTGATGGTGGGTTATCTAAATTTTCTGTCCCCCTTCCCCTGTGTGTGTGGCATTGAAGTTTATAATTAGCAAGATATATCATAGTTGTTTGCAGTTCACAAAACCCTAAGTTGTGCTTGGATTGATGGATTTGATTTGGAGAAAAAGATTTACTTGGGAAGAATTTGAGGAATGAATTTCATATATTTGAATTGcaccataattattattaaattgctTAACTTGATATAGAGTGAGGTTGAAACACAGTTGAATTTTGTCCATCCAAACAAGTCAGAGAATTTGAAATGCTAGACTTGAAATCCATTAATCCGAGCATGGACTTAGATTTTTGGGCTTTTGTAAATAGCATCACAGAGTCGCCAACTCTTGTTTCAGTTTTTACCTAGTTATGTTGTGATCTGaagatgatttatattgtgGGCATATAAGTAGTGTTATTTCAGCGGGAGATTGATCCCTATATTGAGCATTATTCTCTTTGACTGCCTTTCAGCCAACCAGCCCTGCAAAGTTTTGTGATGAATGTGGAGTTCCTTATCTTAGAGAAACCTCCAAGTTCTGCTCCGAATGTGGCACAAAGAGGTATGGAACCTGACAGAATTTATGATGACATCCCTGTGATATATGTAAAATCTCTGCTGTGTAAAATATGTGAACCGAAAAATAGGTCTCTCCCCGTCCATTTGCCCTGAAATTATATGATACAGTTATCTTTCCGCTCTCTTGTAGACCTTTTCCCCCTTTTTTTagttcattttaattttaagtccTCCGGATGAAGGAAATGAGACAAAAATCCAATGGTAAATATTCATTTTCCCAAAAAGTTAATGGTTACTTTTGACCCGTCTTATATAACTTGTTTGGTCACGAAACAAGATCAAAGTAATATGGTTGGATCTGTAGTGTAATAAGATTTTATGGCGATCCAACGTGATCTTGGATTGCGACTACCCGAAAACGAGAGGTTTTGTGACATCCATATGAACTTATTTTTAGTGTGAGCAAAGTGCCCCCGATCTTGCAAGCATGACATCAACATTAAATTTTCTCTGGACATAACAATGGTTTTGCCTAAATAATTGGAGTACGCTGCCCGTATCACTCACAACAATCGAATTTGATTAAAGAATTCGAAGGGAGAATGAACAAGGTCTTTTATTTTCTGCAATTTTGTAAAACAATCGTGTGAGCTCTCTAGACAATTAAAAAATTACCTTTTGCttgtcaaataaataaataatttcgaAATCTTAAGTTTATTCGAATCTACTACATCAATTAATTTGATGAAGCAAGTTTCAATTCTTTTCAAGGACAGAAAAGActcaaaaatcaataaaattataaatggCCTGCTGACTGAAATCATCGTTCATTTCCTTTTTTCTTTTCTGAAATAGTGCAAAACATTATTTTATGGTATATTCAATGAGAGAGGGAAAGAGAGAAATCAGACAAAACATTGATAGTCTTCCGATGGATAATGGAAAAAGGATGTCAAGCAGAACATAATTATTATGCGTTGAATTATTTCTAGTTAAATCTCATGCCATTGTacaatttaatttgaaaagaaaaaagaacgACTTTCAAATCAATGGCTGCCACCGGTAACACCTTTCAGCCTTCTCCCCTGGAAATAAAACAAGAGTAAATCGCAAAGAACTAACTTTGTCTAAaacatagaaaaaaattaagatgaTCACAGGAAGGATCGACCTAATTTAAAAGAATCAACACTCTATCAAACAAAATCTACCGGAAAAGTGAACCAAATGAAAAGCAAGAGCTAGATGAGATAGGAAAACAATGTGCAGTTTTTGCAATGACAAGTCGATGATAGCCAACAGGTAAAAAGCTCAAAAAAGGGTTGAGTCTAGAATCTCACATGGCAATCAACAAGGAATTACAAATTCTGGGATAATGGAAAACACAAAAGCGATTCAAGAAAAATGTTTAGCACAGTTGGAAATACCCTAAAATGTTCTAGAATAATAATCTCGAGTTATGGAccctttgaattttttttttttaagagcTTTAACTTCCACGTCATTCGACTTACGGTGAAGGCGATTCATAGAGCATGTGAAGGTAATAAAATAAGAAGTTTGGAGACTTCCACGGTGGTCACAAACCATGGCTACCGCCCTCCATCATTGCCAGATCCCATCAATCCCCATGATCTTTAAAGCCTTGGATAGCAGCTTCACGCAACCATACAATGCTTAAGAAGCCTAACATCCTAGTAAGGAAAGCAGTTCTTCCTATCCATTGTGGCTCAAGGAATTCACTCTTTTCCTATCAAGAAGCATGGTTTTGTGGAGCACGTGACTATGTCCTCACAGTCGATGAGGATCAAGCCCTCACATGCATGCTGTATGAGCAAGTTTTCTCACAAACTGCAGCTCCTGTATTGGATTCCAGTGAATATTGGAAGCATTGAGCCAGGAGGAGTACTACCATAGGAACTAATGGACCACGTGAAACAGCTCACTCATCttacaaattataaacaagGAGCTTATCAAGATTTTGGATGAGGAAAACACGATATTTGGAAGGCCATCGAATGAGTTTGTTTGAAAGGACTACAGTTTGTCCGGCTTCAACATGTCTACTCGTGTTGGGTAGATCTCAGCTCTTTTCCCAAAAAGCAGCTTCGATCTAGAGATTACATGTCAATTCAAAGACATTAATTATGGGGACTGGCACAACCAATAGGGAACAAGGGGTGAGAAATTTCGGACCAAGATAGTCATGGGCGTGTAACTTTACACATAATATTTAGGACACGGACCTGTAACCAAATTAAACTTCAACCACATCTTAAGGGGCTTTAATATGGTGACATGAAGTGCCAATCTATGTGGACACTGTGAATGCAAAACAATGTTTGACCATATTTTGGTGTTCCATTAGAAGATTGATCTTCTTAGCCAATATTTATATTACATTTTTTGTTAGCCCATGTACCCAAGTAGGGCCCGAAACCAAAAGACTAACCTTCTCTGTGAAACAGATGCCCAAGTCAGCTATTTAACAATTACTAGTGCAGGACATGGGGCATAAGGTTCCCCGCGGCCCCGCCCAATGAGAGCTATCAATATCCAGTATCCACCGTATGCACGTTAAACCAAGGCCCAACCTACAATTGAATACAAATCACATTTATCGACACTCAAGTTCAAGAGTGACCAATGGTAGTCCTTTTCGAAAATCGCCAGTTCCTCTCCACCATTCTTAATAAGAGCAACAATGTTTGGTGCACGAGCTTGAAAATTATGCTGAAACAGAAAAAGACTGTCCTTCTAGGTGGAAAATCGTCCCAATCTTACTCAGAACACCACAATATCTTGTGGAGATATCAACAATAAAAGTTTCTCATATCTACAGGGAAAAAATGCCATAGCAAACTGGCTCGCTAATCAGAAGGTCTACCCAAGTTCACAGGCAAGGAACAGCAACATGACAAGAATATCTGGTGTGACTGTTAGATATCCAAACcttttcataatatatttacaAAGAAAAACTACTTATCATGTTCCTCGAGATTGCGCTTGGATGGTTGGATGGTTGGATTTAAAGCCATGGATATTAGATCATTTTGATTGCTTTGATAAATTTACGttgggcagatttcaaatccattCCGTATGATGCAATGATAATTATGATGCTCCCCAAATCAAATCTACTCATCCAAGCGTAACCTGCGGGAATTGATAAATTGACATGGATACACAAAATCTTCCACATACATTCACACATCCATGTCTCTTGGTAAGATCTGGTAACAAATAACCCTGTATGGTACTTGGTGGCATGTCCAGGATTTTGAAAGGGCCAACATATCTTTTGGGACAAGCGGTGTATAGCAGAAGTTTATATATTTGACATACATACTAGGTTTGTATTTAAAATGCTGAAACTAGAGTGCATTTCAAGGCAGCTCAACCAAATATCGGTTCCTACTAGCACAACGCACCTCTAAACATATTGTACACCAGGGATGAAAAGGTACATATTTGATTTTCTACTTCGCTGAAATGCAGTCTAAGAACCTGAGACGATCTACACTCTCCAGTGCATTAGAATCGAAGTAATTTGAGGTTATGACAGTGTAGTAATTTAGTGATGCATCTTATCCATGTGAAACTTCTAATCTTTCTCCATCCTTTCCCTAGTAGAAGAAAGTCCCAAGAAAACTAATACCTGTTGTCCTACCGATAGAAAGGAAAAAGCAGAAATGCCCAAGATAATAACGAAAATCAAACTCGGGAAAGAAAGGAGAACACATCTTCACGGAGAATTCCTACAAGTGCCCAGATGGAAAATTCACCTTCAAAAAACACGGAATCTCAAGCACCAGCAGTTTTGGGGGCAAGCGGGATTGAATGGTTCGCCGACTGAACCTCTCGCTCTCGGATCTTCTGCATCTGCAGCATCCTCTCCATAACGAGCTCGTACTCACACTTCTCATAAGTGTGGCGCTCCGTCTCGCACTTCCACGGAAGAAAAAACTCGGCCTGCCGGCATTTGTTGAGCGGGATCAGCAAATGGGCACACTGGTCTCTGTACGGAATCGGGACCTTCGCCTCCGCCATCTCTTCCTGCGTCGCTATCATCTTCTTCGATGAGCCGGGAACCTCCATCAGACGAATTGATCCCTCAATTTGTATTTTCTAGGTTTCGATTGTTGACCATATATTTCGTCCCAATCGAAAACATGCTAAGCCATTGAGACATTGACACCTGTCAGTTTAATTCattcattttatattttttttacaaccTTGAGTACCAAGCCAACAAGATAGTATAATATctaaatcaaaatataaaacttttctttaatACATCAATTCtaaatcaaaaataatttttttgggatCTGAAAAGAGTTTAaagtgaataaactctttatgAAAttgatgtttttaaaatttgtttcaatcatttttaggcggttgaaattTTTCTCGAACAGTCATAAATGTGAACCACTTAAAAAGTGCGGAAGACGGTTCAGAATTTCTAATTACAGCTACAACTGGTTGGCTAGTCTGTTAacaagaaacaattcaaaatgTAAATGTTTGCAGGAAGTAAAGACACgggattttatggatgttcggagataaaaACACAGGATTTTATCACATTCCtgtattggaactcttagtgatcactttacacttctggatatttAAGAACCATCGGTTCACCAGACCACTTAGTAAATCAAATAACCAATGGTTACTAGTATAAAGAAACAATATGATTTGAGTAGCACGAGATCGATCCTTAAATGATCAGATATATTTCTGATGAGTGTGTGCTTGATGAGCGATAATGTGCACCCAAAATCTTCAAGTTAGTTCCGCCCAAAATCTTCAAGAAATGATGTGGCAATGTAGCAGTTGAAGAGCTTGTAATTCGTAGAGTCCAAAATTCCACGATTATTCTATATATTTGCATTCTTTAACTCATCATTTATATAGGACATCAGTCCAACGGTCGACAAAGGATGTGTAACGTAAATTTATAGCATTGAAATGATGTGTCCCTATCAGCTGCTAAAACACTTAATGTTTTCTTTGCTTGTGCAGCTTTGAATCTCGTCCCTCTCAAGAGTTGCTGTTAGATATCCTTTTTGTAGTAACTGTTAGCTTCATCAGAACTTGTAGATATTTGAACGATCTTTCCATTTTGGGATAGTGACATAAATAAAGATCTTTATCGGGACTTGAGTAAGATATGTTTGACTTGTAGCGGTGCAAAACTATTGAATGTCTTGAGTCGCTCAGAGAATTTTCTTCATTAAGTGTTCAATAAATAGCTCCTTTAAATGAAGCGGTTGAAGCCTTTAAGTAGCCGATTGGAAAAACTTCTAACAGTTGAAACTCTTCAAATTGCTGCAAGCGGTTGAAGTGTTCTTGTTATAAATATAGAATGCGATTTTTTCCTGAACTTGTTATTTTGCTTCTCATAAATTTATCTAGCGTGCAGAAAActaaaactgatcagttcctgaagccaaaactgaagctgtcgAAACGCAAACTGACATTGCCAACGGATTGTCAAAACTGAACCAGTTTAacttatatatttaataatagtTCAGCTGAATTTCCAGCTAATAGTTGGTTCAACAGTagatcttcagaagcccggTCAGTTGATGAAGACCTCAACTGATTAAGAACCCAGCTGAATAAAAGAACTGATACATTGAAGCCAGTTCAGAGAACCCAGTTCACCAGACAAGTTCAGAGAACCCAGTTCATCAGACTAGTTAAGAGCATCAGTTGTAAATGATATGTTCGCATGTCACGACAAGACTATTTAATGGAATCCATCTAAGCGCGAATATACAAGCTACTTCATCTACGAAGatacaataatgaacgttgcagcaAAGCTAAAAGAGAAAAGCTTCCAGAACATTTG is part of the Primulina tabacum isolate GXHZ01 chromosome 18, ASM2559414v2, whole genome shotgun sequence genome and encodes:
- the LOC142533417 gene encoding NADH dehydrogenase [ubiquinone] 1 beta subcomplex subunit 7, which produces MEVPGSSKKMIATQEEMAEAKVPIPYRDQCAHLLIPLNKCRQAEFFLPWKCETERHTYEKCEYELVMERMLQMQKIREREVQSANHSIPLAPKTAGA